A single window of Deinococcus ruber DNA harbors:
- a CDS encoding RNA-guided endonuclease InsQ/TnpB family protein: MKLTVTAKLKLRHTPEQKQALDAVTLAYRDALNFTSEAAFKLEKTSSAPKIHKEVYPVLRERFGLGAQLACTVSRQVAATYKTQWTKLRQNLVAQETGRTKRRYRGLDVAPTFVSRTLEYQYQRDYSWKKGQQVSVGTLDGRIVLDYEGYQKHLKFIAEGAEMGAAKLYHQKSKKQYYLLVALNIELPDPQPTDHPNIVGVDVGQRYHFVATNNHNQTMFQAGGQARQYKDRFVRARKSLQRKGTRSATRRLVLLSGRERRFIADQNHTLAKKLLTRFPQSLIGLEDLAHIRERTEGRSTPAASPQAKSAQRRRSQWSFQELHAFIAYKAPLMGSMAVKIHANHTSQACPKCGHVSKANRPKAGLMFICEVCGKQGHSDLVAARNINLRTLLVRQDWMSTGALSVRPDVSYNEVKAAYAELRWSADTSL; the protein is encoded by the coding sequence ATGAAGTTGACCGTTACGGCCAAGCTGAAGTTGCGGCACACCCCGGAGCAGAAGCAGGCTCTGGACGCCGTGACCCTCGCTTACCGGGACGCGCTGAACTTCACGTCTGAAGCGGCATTCAAACTGGAGAAAACCAGTTCGGCGCCGAAAATTCATAAGGAGGTGTACCCCGTCCTGCGAGAACGGTTCGGTCTGGGGGCGCAGCTGGCCTGTACGGTGTCGCGCCAGGTGGCCGCGACGTATAAGACCCAGTGGACAAAATTGCGGCAAAACCTTGTCGCTCAGGAAACAGGACGAACCAAGCGCCGTTACAGGGGACTCGACGTGGCACCAACTTTCGTCAGTCGAACGCTGGAGTATCAGTACCAGCGCGACTACTCGTGGAAGAAAGGTCAGCAGGTCAGCGTCGGAACGCTGGACGGCCGGATCGTCCTCGACTACGAGGGGTACCAAAAGCACCTCAAGTTCATTGCTGAAGGTGCCGAAATGGGTGCCGCGAAGCTCTATCACCAGAAGTCGAAGAAGCAGTACTACCTTCTGGTTGCGCTGAATATCGAGTTGCCCGACCCGCAGCCAACCGACCATCCGAATATCGTCGGTGTGGACGTCGGTCAGCGCTACCATTTCGTTGCCACCAACAATCACAACCAGACCATGTTCCAGGCAGGGGGACAGGCGCGCCAGTACAAAGACCGATTTGTTCGTGCAAGGAAATCTCTCCAGCGGAAAGGCACCCGCTCCGCGACACGCAGGCTTGTTCTGCTGTCGGGTCGGGAAAGACGGTTCATCGCTGACCAGAACCACACGCTCGCCAAGAAGTTGTTGACCCGTTTTCCACAGAGTTTGATTGGTCTGGAAGACCTCGCACACATCCGGGAGCGCACTGAAGGCCGGAGTACTCCGGCTGCCAGTCCACAGGCAAAATCTGCTCAGCGCAGACGCAGTCAGTGGAGTTTTCAGGAGTTGCACGCGTTCATTGCGTACAAGGCCCCGTTGATGGGCAGCATGGCCGTGAAAATCCATGCGAATCACACCAGTCAGGCGTGTCCGAAGTGTGGTCACGTCAGCAAAGCCAATCGGCCCAAGGCTGGCCTGATGTTTATCTGTGAAGTGTGCGGGAAACAGGGACATAGTGACCTCGTGGCAGCGAGAAATATCAACCTCAGAACGCTGCTTGTCCGGCAGGACTGGATGAGTACGGGTGCCTTGTCAGTGCGCCCTGATGTGTCGTACAACGAAGTCAAAGCCGCGTATGCGGAACTGAGATGGAGTGCAGACACAAGCCTGTGA
- a CDS encoding type IV pilus twitching motility protein PilT, translated as MTVPETHPPLPIPRPVSLLFEEAVSLGASDIMLKNQQPPTINIDGNWKRMEKYQKLTDSDIHQAMYSCHPNKKEEDVKAQLMATGALNYRTSVEDHAFRISVGLQSGNPYIVARPIPRTIPSLDELNMLPPRPSTSGRLVNPVDTLRDLALRKKGIVIVTGQTGSGKSTTLAAMINHINVTRQTHIITIEDPIEFIHRDRQSFFNQREVGPHDDVPSFEHGVEQAMRQAPGVILIGEIRNRATMQAALQAAETGHMVFCTLHTRDVPSTLQRVFSMFPGPDRDQIAVQFASTVVAVISQQLVPKAHPHTGGRGRQLVAEILVANDAVRVNLRKNDKNLETMLRDAGNRESDAGNLQMDRELARAVHLGLISEDAARLFAVQDNFEKTLTEVKGGTL; from the coding sequence ATGACTGTCCCAGAAACACATCCACCGCTCCCGATCCCCCGGCCCGTCTCACTCCTGTTCGAAGAAGCCGTGAGTTTGGGCGCTTCCGACATCATGCTCAAAAACCAGCAGCCCCCCACCATCAACATCGACGGCAACTGGAAGCGCATGGAGAAGTACCAGAAGCTCACCGACAGCGACATCCACCAAGCCATGTACAGTTGCCATCCCAACAAGAAAGAAGAAGACGTCAAAGCCCAATTGATGGCCACCGGGGCACTGAATTACCGCACATCGGTCGAGGACCACGCCTTCCGCATCAGCGTGGGACTGCAGAGCGGCAATCCCTACATCGTGGCCCGTCCGATTCCCCGCACCATTCCTTCGCTGGACGAGCTGAACATGCTGCCGCCGAGGCCGAGCACCAGCGGCCGACTGGTCAATCCGGTCGACACCCTCCGCGACCTCGCGCTGCGCAAGAAAGGCATCGTGATCGTGACCGGCCAGACGGGCAGCGGCAAGAGCACCACCTTGGCCGCCATGATCAACCACATCAACGTCACCCGGCAGACGCACATCATCACCATCGAAGACCCGATCGAGTTCATCCACCGTGACCGCCAGAGTTTTTTCAATCAGAGGGAAGTCGGCCCGCATGACGATGTCCCGTCGTTTGAGCACGGCGTCGAACAGGCCATGCGGCAGGCGCCCGGCGTCATCCTGATCGGCGAGATTCGCAACCGCGCCACCATGCAGGCTGCTCTTCAGGCTGCCGAAACCGGACACATGGTCTTCTGCACGTTGCACACCCGCGATGTCCCCAGCACCCTGCAGCGGGTGTTCTCGATGTTCCCCGGCCCCGACCGTGACCAGATCGCCGTGCAGTTCGCCTCCACGGTGGTGGCCGTCATCAGTCAGCAACTGGTGCCAAAGGCGCACCCTCACACCGGCGGACGGGGACGACAGTTGGTGGCCGAAATCCTGGTGGCCAACGACGCCGTTCGCGTGAACCTCCGCAAGAACGACAAGAATCTCGAAACGATGCTGCGGGACGCGGGCAATCGAGAGAGCGACGCGGGCAACTTGCAGATGGACCGTGAACTTGCCCGCGCTGTGCACCTGGGCCTCATCAGTGAAGACGCAGCCCGCCTGTTCGCTGTTCAGGACAACTTCGAGAAGACCCTCACGGAAGTCAAAGGCGGCACGCTGTGA
- a CDS encoding GspE/PulE family protein gives MTTQAPNRNLHPRELQLLDALEHQGTLTKRDLLTLRTSYLRAGSIYTSLLPLLRERGYPEEQLASALRTMGIQLGGEGATPDPLHPLVIEQNVPYLPPEEITLTEKIARTLTFDKAADALIHLGTALTDEQYQTPEIEKLLLAQGVIDEETYSRAGALWKGLDFIDLRRTPPNPQVRSAISENIITTQSVIPFTMDDGVLVVAASDPTIMLVRNMIEDQTGERPRMVLAPPSQIRAHIEATYERDRAMSALKDESNLREESKRQRTSQEDILQGGSADNSAVSNFVDQMLREASVQNASDIHIQPTAGETVIRLRIDGLLTHYKDVPKNMHRAIVNRIRSMGGLNNAHERKPQDAVIRYRDRGLEFNLRCNIVPLPHGGKVALRLARPPSSIPTLDHADLSEANLRAAEWALQQSNGMIVMSGPTGSGKTVFSHTMIQHINHPDIAIFTIENPIEIEMPGLIQIQINPEVPNEELRTDYPDILRALLRQDPDVIMIGEVRDLITARTAVQAAQTGHLMITTIHSNSAAGVITRLIDMGIETFNLSASLRLLIAQRLAGRPCPDCRTKITTPAHLFDSIGGGPATITETTGRMGGSHDTQTPICPTCKGSGVSGRIAIHEMIRVTPRIEQAIRDRAGEQQIEQLARKDGFSTLWEDGLRKIRNGETTLRLLSAIHSGEETPVAAHAVPSSLPA, from the coding sequence ATGACCACCCAGGCACCCAACCGAAACCTTCACCCGAGGGAACTGCAGTTACTCGACGCCCTCGAGCACCAGGGCACCCTCACCAAACGTGACCTGCTCACCCTGCGAACCAGTTACCTGCGTGCTGGCAGCATCTATACCAGCCTGCTGCCGCTCCTGCGTGAACGCGGCTATCCCGAAGAGCAACTCGCAAGCGCGCTCCGCACCATGGGCATCCAACTGGGAGGCGAAGGGGCCACCCCCGACCCCCTCCATCCGTTGGTCATCGAGCAGAACGTCCCGTACCTGCCGCCCGAAGAAATCACGCTCACCGAAAAGATCGCCCGCACGCTCACCTTCGACAAGGCGGCCGACGCCCTCATTCATTTGGGGACAGCCCTGACCGATGAGCAGTATCAGACGCCCGAAATCGAGAAGCTGCTCCTGGCTCAGGGCGTGATCGACGAGGAAACCTACAGCCGGGCCGGCGCCCTCTGGAAAGGCCTGGACTTCATCGATCTGCGGCGCACCCCACCCAACCCGCAGGTCAGAAGTGCCATCAGCGAGAACATCATCACCACCCAGAGCGTCATCCCCTTCACGATGGATGACGGTGTCCTGGTGGTGGCCGCCAGTGATCCGACCATCATGCTGGTGCGCAACATGATCGAGGATCAGACGGGCGAACGCCCCCGCATGGTCCTGGCACCCCCCAGCCAGATTCGCGCCCACATCGAAGCGACCTACGAACGCGACCGGGCCATGTCCGCTCTGAAGGACGAAAGCAACCTGCGCGAAGAAAGCAAGCGGCAGCGCACCAGTCAGGAAGACATCCTGCAGGGCGGCAGCGCCGACAACAGCGCGGTCAGTAACTTCGTGGATCAGATGCTGCGTGAAGCGTCTGTGCAGAACGCCTCGGACATCCATATCCAGCCCACGGCAGGCGAGACGGTCATCCGCCTGCGCATCGACGGCCTGCTGACACACTACAAGGACGTCCCGAAAAACATGCACCGCGCGATCGTCAACCGCATCCGCTCGATGGGAGGACTGAACAACGCACACGAACGCAAACCTCAGGACGCCGTCATTCGCTACCGAGACCGCGGCCTGGAATTCAACCTCCGCTGCAATATCGTTCCCCTCCCCCACGGCGGCAAGGTGGCGCTGCGTCTCGCCCGTCCCCCCAGCAGTATTCCCACCCTCGACCACGCCGATCTGTCGGAAGCCAATCTCCGCGCGGCAGAATGGGCCCTCCAGCAGAGCAACGGCATGATCGTGATGAGCGGCCCCACGGGAAGCGGCAAGACGGTCTTCAGCCACACCATGATTCAGCACATCAACCATCCGGACATCGCCATCTTCACGATTGAGAATCCCATCGAGATCGAAATGCCTGGCCTGATCCAGATTCAGATCAACCCGGAGGTTCCAAACGAGGAGCTGCGCACCGACTATCCGGACATCCTGAGGGCGCTGCTGCGGCAGGACCCTGACGTCATCATGATCGGCGAGGTACGCGACCTCATCACGGCCCGCACCGCCGTGCAGGCCGCCCAGACCGGGCACCTGATGATCACCACCATCCACAGCAACAGCGCGGCCGGCGTGATCACTCGCCTGATCGACATGGGCATCGAGACGTTCAACCTCTCGGCCAGCTTGCGGCTGCTGATCGCCCAGCGACTCGCCGGGCGGCCCTGTCCCGACTGCCGCACCAAGATCACGACGCCCGCCCATCTGTTCGACAGCATCGGCGGTGGTCCAGCCACCATCACCGAAACGACCGGACGGATGGGCGGGTCGCATGACACCCAGACCCCCATCTGCCCCACCTGTAAAGGCAGCGGCGTATCGGGGCGCATTGCGATTCACGAAATGATTCGCGTCACCCCCCGCATCGAACAGGCCATCCGTGACCGAGCTGGAGAGCAGCAGATCGAACAGCTCGCCCGCAAGGACGGTTTCAGCACCCTGTGGGAAGACGGCCTGCGGAAGATCAGGAACGGTGAAACCACCCTGCGGCTGCTGAGCGCCATTCACAGCGGCGAGGAAACACCTGTGGCGGCCCACGCCGTTCCCAGTTCACTTCCTGCCTGA
- a CDS encoding DUF2227 family putative metal-binding protein, translating into MHGWQHTAVNLAALAPISAAGVLFQRTEPLVPFVLGSVFGTLLVTPDLDLRFNDARRRWGALAFLWGPYATFSKHRGMSHSYVIGPLVRLLYLLVMLLPLLALLLVVARAQDWFFTWRLVEPLQRAVMGYMLSQWLHLLCDGILPFPFRKSLRS; encoded by the coding sequence ATGCATGGATGGCAACACACGGCAGTCAATCTGGCTGCGCTCGCGCCGATCAGTGCCGCGGGCGTGCTCTTTCAGAGAACGGAACCATTGGTGCCGTTTGTACTGGGCTCTGTGTTCGGGACACTGCTGGTGACACCCGATCTGGATTTGCGGTTCAACGACGCCCGGCGGCGGTGGGGGGCCCTGGCGTTCCTCTGGGGGCCGTACGCAACGTTCAGCAAACATCGGGGCATGAGCCATAGTTACGTGATTGGGCCGTTGGTTCGGCTGCTGTATCTGTTGGTGATGCTGCTGCCGCTCCTGGCGCTGCTGCTGGTGGTGGCGCGAGCGCAGGACTGGTTCTTTACTTGGAGGTTGGTGGAGCCGCTGCAGCGGGCCGTGATGGGCTACATGCTTTCACAGTGGCTGCATCTGCTCTGCGACGGGATTCTGCCGTTCCCGTTTCGGAAGTCGCTTCGTTCCTGA